Proteins from one Juglans microcarpa x Juglans regia isolate MS1-56 chromosome 1S, Jm3101_v1.0, whole genome shotgun sequence genomic window:
- the LOC121246543 gene encoding protein MIZU-KUSSEI 1-like, with translation MAYPRIGVTGAIPNGVTTVDCQKQVRSWRFLRSLLELLIPTCNCTTFVEDQEHIKQEEEDYFHRRPIRSYQTTAPPTSISTSSTTIIGTIFGYRRGKVRLCIQTSTSNSRICIQTSTSNSIINPVVLLLELAVPTTTLAREMRGGILRIALECATPPGYSTAGGGVSCSLLSMPLWTMYCNGRKVGYAVKRQPSEADMEALRLMSEVVAGAGIISGKELNREDDDELLYLRANFGRVFGSANSESFHLIDPDGSNIGQELSIFLFR, from the coding sequence ATGGCATACCCACGAATTGGTGTCACTGGCGCCATACCCAATGGTGTCACCACCGTGGACTGCCAGAAACAAGTCCGTTCATGGAGGTTTCTGCGCTCTCTCCTGGAGCTCCTCATCCCAACCTGCAACTGCACCACCTTCGTAGAAGATCAAGAACATAtcaaacaagaagaagaagactacTTTCATAGAAGACCAATTAGATCATACCAAACAACTGCACCACCCACCTCCATCAGTACTTCTTCCACGACCATCATCGGCACCATTTTCGGCTATCGCCGCGGCAAAGTTAGGCTCTGTATCCAAACCAGTACTTCCAATTCCAGGATCTGTATCCAAACCAGTACTTCCAATTCCATCATTAACCCAGTTGTCCTCCTCCTTGAACTGGCTGTCCCAACAACAACCCTAGCTAGAGAAATGCGAGGGGGTATTCTTCGAATTGCACTAGAGTGTGCCACACCGCCGGGATATAGTACTGCTGGTGGTGGTGTCTCTTGCTCTCTCTTGTCCATGCCATTGTGGACAATGTACTGCAATGGGAGGAAAGTTGGGTATGCTGTTAAGCGGCAGCCTTCTGAGGCTGATATGGAGGCACTTAGGCTAATGAGTGAGGTTGTTGCGGGTGCTGGCATTATAAGTGGGAAAGAGCTTAAtagagaagatgatgatgagttaTTGTACCTTAGGGCCAACTTTGGGAGAGTTTTCGGGTCAGCTAATTCTGAGTCCTTCCATTTGATTGATCCTGATGGGAGCAATATTGGTCAGGAGcttagtattttcctttttcgcTGA